Sequence from the Thermovirga sp. genome:
ATCCAGGGCCAGAAGGCCCCCGAGGCTCCAGCCCCTGAGCCCGCCGCGGAAGCGCCCGCACCCGAGCCGGCGGAAGAGCCGGAAGAGGAGCAAGCGGCAGTCGAGAGCGGAGTTATCTATGTAGGAGTCTACCTCCCCCTGACCGGGCAAAACGCCTTCGGCGGCCAACTGGAACTCGACGGCGTCAAGATGGCCCACGAGGAGAAACCCGAAGTCCTCGGCAGGAAGGTGGAGCTCAGCATCGTGGATAACAAGTCCGACAAGGTGGAGTCCGCCAATGCCGTGAAGCGACTCATCGAGAGGGATAACGTCATCGCCGTCATCGGCTCCTACGGTTCCTCCCTGGCGATGGCAGGCGGTGAAGTGGCTGAAAGCGCCGGCATCCCGATGGTCGGAACCTCCTGCACTAACCCACTCGTCACCGAGGGTAAAAAGTACATCTTCCGTGTCTGCTTCATCGATCCCCTCCAGGGCGCCGGAGCCGCTACTTATGCCTACAAGGTTATCGGGGCCAGGAAAGCGGCCCTGCTGACCGACGTGGCCAACGACTACGCTGTGGGCCTCGCGGGCTTCTTTGAGAGGTCCTTCCTCAAACTCGAGGGAGAGATCGTCGCCAAGTTGAATTACAACTCGGGCGACCAGGACTTCACCGCCCAATTGACCGAGATCATCAGCAAGGAACCCGACATCATGTTCATTCCAGCCTACTTTGCGGAGGGCGCCATTATCATGAAGCAGGCCCAGGAACTCGGCGTGGAGTTCCAGATCATGGGCGGGGATGCCATGGACAACCCGAAGATCGTCGAGATTGGCGGCGACGCTGTCGAGGGGTTCGTCCATACGACCTTCCCCTATGATCCCTCGATGGAGGATATGAACCCCGTCGCCAGGCGTTTCACCGATAATTGGCTGGCCAAGCGTTCCGATGATCCGAACGTCAACGCCGCCCTGGGCTATGACTCCTATATGATCCTCGCCGACGCCATCGAAAGGGCCGGCAGCACCGACCCTGAAGCCGTCACTGCAGCACTGGCGGCGACCAGGGATTTCGAGGGCGTGACCGGGCTCACCACCATCAATGAGACCCACGATGCCGAGAAACCAATCGGCATCGTGCAGATCAAGGATGGCAAAAAGCAGTACATAGCAACGATCACTCCCGAACTGTAGGTTCGATCGAAGCCGCTCTCCTCGGGAGAGCCGTCGCGGTTTGCGCGGGGGAGGAAAGAGTTCCCTCCCCCGCCTTTTACGTGATCGCAAGGGGGGGCACCTATGAGCCTGGCTATGTTCGTTCAGCACCTTTTAAATGGACTCACCCTGGGAAGCCTCTATGCGCTTATTGCCATAGGTTACACCATGGTTTACGGCATCCTGAGGCTGATCAACTTCGCCCATGGCGAGATCTTCATGTTGGGCGCCTACTTCGTTTTCTGGGGGGTAACCCTCTTCCGCCTTCCCTGGTTTATCGCCGTCATTGGAGCCATCGTGGTGACCTCCTTTTCCGGCATCATCGTTGACAGGGTGGCCTATAAACCCTTGAGAGACGCCCCCAGGATTTCAGCCCTGATAAGCGCTATCGGGGTTTCCTTTTTTCTGCAGAACTTCGCCATCGTGGTTTTCTCCGCAATACCGAGGGAAGTGCAGCGACCATCGTGGCTTGTCAAGGTGATAATCGTCGGTAAGATCAGGATCCTTCCACTGACCCTGGTCGTCCCGGTGTTGTCCTTCCTTTTGATGATGGGACTACTTTATGTTGTGTACAAGACCAAGCCCGGGCTAGGCATGAGGGCTATCTCCAGGGATATCGAGACGAGCCGCCTCATGGGAGTGCCGGTGAACAGGATAATAGCTCTCACCTTCGGAATGGGTTCCGCCCTGGCGGCCGCTTCGGGGATAATGTGGGCCCTCAGGTACCCTCAACTTCAACCGGTGATGGGCGTCATACCCGGTTTTAAAGCCTTCATAGCGGCGGTTTTCGGGGGCATAGGCTCCATACAGGGAGCAGTCATAGGAGGACTGACCCTCGGTTTGATGGAAATAATGATCGTGGCCTTTATGCCTTCCCTGGCTGGTTTCAGAGACGCCTTCGCCTTCATTCTTCTGATCATCATCCTTCTCATCATGCCTACGGGACTTATGGGTGAGAAGCTGGAGGATAAAGTGTAATGGACCTGAAACGGAAACGAAATTACACCCTCAATGGGATCGCGGTTCTTCTGCTGGTTGGCGGCCTTTTCTGGGCCAAGGGCAACCTTGACGGTTACAAGATCCAGATAATGAACCTTATAGCGGTCTACATCATTCTTGCCTTGAGCCTGAACCTCATCTACGGATTCACCGGGCTCTTCTCGCTGGGACACGCCGGTTTCATGGCCATTGGTGCCTACACCTGTTCTCTCCTTATCCTGCCCGCCACGTACAAGCAGACCATGTTCCTCCTCCAGGCCCCCATGTGGCCCTTTTCGGTGATGCACGCGCCCTTTTTCGCCGCCGTCATCATCGCCGGCCTGGTGGCGGCCTTTTTCGGGTTCCTGATTGGTCTGCCCGTCCTCAAACTGGGCGGGGACTATCTCGGGATAGCTACCCTGGGTTTTGCCGAGATCATAAGGGTCCTGGCCAACAATATGCCCCGCGTCACCAACGGTGCCCTGGGCCTGAAGGGCATACCTTCCTATTCCAACCTGTGGTGGAACTATGGCTGGTGCCTCCTGACGCTCTTCGTGATAATACGCCTGGTGCGGAGCAACTTCGGCAACGCCCTTAAGGCGATCAGGGACGACGAGGTGGCGGCCCGGGCCATGGGGATAAACACCTTCCGGTACCGACTGACCTCCTTCACGATAGGCGCCTTCTTCGCCGGGGTTGGAGGGGCGTTGCTGGCGAGCCTTCTCACGACCATTGACCCCAGGATGTTCATCTTTACGCTGACCTTCAACGTGCTGATGATCGTGGTGACCGGTGGACTTGGCTCCATCACCGGCACGGTCCTGGCTGGCATAGTGATCACCGTCCTGCTCGAATGGCTTCGATTCGTAGAGAACCCGATCTCCTTCGCGGGCATGACGGTCCCGGGAATTCCGGGCATGCGCATGGTGGTGTTCTCCCTGGCCCTCCTGTTCATCATTCTTTTCAGGCACCAGGG
This genomic interval carries:
- a CDS encoding ABC transporter substrate-binding protein; the protein is MIQGQKAPEAPAPEPAAEAPAPEPAEEPEEEQAAVESGVIYVGVYLPLTGQNAFGGQLELDGVKMAHEEKPEVLGRKVELSIVDNKSDKVESANAVKRLIERDNVIAVIGSYGSSLAMAGGEVAESAGIPMVGTSCTNPLVTEGKKYIFRVCFIDPLQGAGAATYAYKVIGARKAALLTDVANDYAVGLAGFFERSFLKLEGEIVAKLNYNSGDQDFTAQLTEIISKEPDIMFIPAYFAEGAIIMKQAQELGVEFQIMGGDAMDNPKIVEIGGDAVEGFVHTTFPYDPSMEDMNPVARRFTDNWLAKRSDDPNVNAALGYDSYMILADAIERAGSTDPEAVTAALAATRDFEGVTGLTTINETHDAEKPIGIVQIKDGKKQYIATITPEL
- a CDS encoding branched-chain amino acid ABC transporter permease; amino-acid sequence: MKRKRNYTLNGIAVLLLVGGLFWAKGNLDGYKIQIMNLIAVYIILALSLNLIYGFTGLFSLGHAGFMAIGAYTCSLLILPATYKQTMFLLQAPMWPFSVMHAPFFAAVIIAGLVAAFFGFLIGLPVLKLGGDYLGIATLGFAEIIRVLANNMPRVTNGALGLKGIPSYSNLWWNYGWCLLTLFVIIRLVRSNFGNALKAIRDDEVAARAMGINTFRYRLTSFTIGAFFAGVGGALLASLLTTIDPRMFIFTLTFNVLMIVVTGGLGSITGTVLAGIVITVLLEWLRFVENPISFAGMTVPGIPGMRMVVFSLALLFIILFRHQGIMGRREFSWNWLFNLLGRRGEA
- a CDS encoding branched-chain amino acid ABC transporter permease, translated to MSLAMFVQHLLNGLTLGSLYALIAIGYTMVYGILRLINFAHGEIFMLGAYFVFWGVTLFRLPWFIAVIGAIVVTSFSGIIVDRVAYKPLRDAPRISALISAIGVSFFLQNFAIVVFSAIPREVQRPSWLVKVIIVGKIRILPLTLVVPVLSFLLMMGLLYVVYKTKPGLGMRAISRDIETSRLMGVPVNRIIALTFGMGSALAAASGIMWALRYPQLQPVMGVIPGFKAFIAAVFGGIGSIQGAVIGGLTLGLMEIMIVAFMPSLAGFRDAFAFILLIIILLIMPTGLMGEKLEDKV